The DNA region CACATCGACATCGCCACCGAGAAGATCGTGACCGACTTCGGGGTGATCGTGGTCTACAAGACGGCCGATTAGGGGCGAGCGCTTGCCCCCTGCCCCATTGTGTCACGATTGTGCGTAGGGGCTGTCGCCTCTGCGGGGCCCCCGGCTTTTTCCCTGTCGAGGACCCCGGGCTATCGTCTTGGGCGAGTGTCTGCCGGGCGCAGGTGCCCTTGGCAGGCCGTCGGTTGTTATCTCCCTCCAGAGCTTCCATGCTATGCCAGTCTGTCTTTGATCCGGTTCCACCGGGCGAGGACTTCCCACTCCCCCTTCTCGCGCCAGCGGGCATAGGCGGGGTGTTCCGGCACAAGGCGCCCTAGTTGGGCGAGGGCGAAGAGCATCCGGAGCCGCCCCGACATGTTGAGCTTGGCCTTCTCCGCGAGGCTGTTCCTGAGCATGGCGTTCCAGGCCTTGATGCTGCGAGGCGGCAATCCCTTGTCCATTGCGTGCTCCGGGCTATTCGTTCGTCAGCTTGACGAGGACGTCGAGTTTGGCGCGGGCGGCGCCGGACGTGATGGCGTCGGTCGCGGCCATGATGCCGTCGGCGATGTCGCCGGTGAGGCCCGCGGCGGCGATGGCGGCGCCGGCGTTGAGGACGACCGCGTCGAAGTGCGGACCGCGCTTGCCATCGAGAACCTCGCGCGCGATGCGGGCGTTCTCATCGGGCTCGCCGCCGGCAAGGTCCTGGGTGCGGACGCGCTTGAGGCCGAAGAGCTCGGGCTCGATAATGTAGGACTCGATATGGCCGTTGCGCAGCTCGGCGACGTGGGTCGGGCCGGTCAGCGAGATCTCGTCCTGGCCGTCCTTGCCGTGGGCGACGAAAGCGCGCTCGCTGCCGAGGCTGCGGAGTACGGCGGCGAGGGTCTCGCAGAGGCGGCCGTCGTAGACGCCGAGAAGCTGGGCGGTGGCGCCGGCGGGATTGGTCAGTGGCCCGAGGATGTTGAACACCGTGCGGATGCCGATCTCGCGGCGCGGGCCGATGGCATGCTTCATTGCCGTGTGGAGCATGGGCGCGAAGAGGAACGCGATGCCGATCTCGCTCAAGCAGCGCTCGACGGTCTCGACGGGCGCTTCGATGTTGACGCCGAGCGCCTTGAGCACGTCGGCGCTGCCGCACTTGCTCGAGACCGAGCGGTTGCCGTGCTTGGCGACCGTGGCGCCGGCGCCGGCGGCGACGAGCGCGGCAACGGTCGAGATATTGAACGTGTGCAGGCCGTCGCCGCCGGTGCCGCAGGTGTCGATGACGGCGTGGGCTCTATGCCCGTTCGACACGGCTTGTGGCAGCCTTATCGGCGTGACCTTGTCGCGCATAGTAGCGGCGAAACCGGTGATCTCGTCGGTGGTCTCGCCCTTGAGCCGGAGCGCGGTGAGCAAGCAGCCGATCTGCGCGCCGGTGGCCTCGCCGGACATGATGGCGTCCATGGCGGCCGCGGCCTGCTCGCGCGAGAGGTGCGTGCCCTCGACGACGATCCTGATTGCCTCGCGAATGATGGTGTTGGCATCGGCTGACATCGTTGTCTGGTCTCCCATTGCTGACGGAGGATGCTGTCCATAGATCTCACAGATGGTACGCTTTCGATCGCCATCGGTGGGAACCCGTGCAGTCTGTGGCTGAGGCTTCCGTGTCCGGGTTTCTCCTATTCGCCCATGGCTTTGATGACGAGACGCTTGGGGCGCTGGCCGTCGAACTCGGCGTAGTAGATCTGCTGCCACGGGCCGAGATCGAGCCGGCCGGCGGTGATCGGGACGATCACCTCGTGGTGGATAAGGAGGCTCTTGAGGTGCGAATCGCCATTGGTCTCGCCGGTGCGGTGGTGGCGGTAGTCGTCGCGGTACGGGGCGAGACCCTCGAGCCAATCGTCGATATCGTCGATCAGGCCGCTTTCGGCGTCGTTGACGTAGACGGCGGCCGTGATGTGCATGGCCGAAACGAGAACCATGCCCTCGCGGATGCCACTCCGCTCGACGACGCCGGCGACCTCACCGGTGATGTTGATATACTCGCGGTGTTTGCGCGTGTTGAAGGTCAGATACTCAGTGGCGGACTTCATGAGCGCGTTTCATCCTTGTCTCCGTATTGCGGGCCGAGTCTACAGAAGCAGGGCGACGGGAGCCACAGGTTTTGCGGGGGCACTCATCCACGCTCCTCGGGGAAGTGGCTGCGCGAGATGGCTTGCTGCGGTGCAAGTCGTCTCACCGCAGAGACGGGGGCCATACAACGCAGGTGGCCTCATGCAGGCACACGGCGGCACAAACGGCGCAGTTCCAATCCCTCGGTGCACGACACACGCTGGCCCGTTCTGGCGGCGGGGCGATCAGCTCGAACGGCGACCCGCTGCTGTTGGGCGAGTGTGAGATCGCCACGCGCATCATCGACCAGTTCGCGCGCTGCTCTGTCGATTACCACGACCCGGGGCCTAGCGGCAACACCACCGTGAACGTGCTGCCTTCGCCGGCGACGCTCTCGACTTCGATGCGACCACCGAGGTCCTGAGCCACTTTCCGGGCGATGCACAGGCCGAGGCCGGTGCCGACAGCTTCGTAGAGGCGCGCATTGGCAGCGCGGTAGAACTCATCGAAAATCTTCGGCTGGTCCTCGGGTGCGATACCGATGCCGGTGTCTTTGACGGCGATGCGGGCTTCATCGCGTCCGTATTCGGCCGTGACGGTGACGGTCCCCCCCTCGGGCGTGTACTTGACCGCGTTCTGCACAAGCGAGGCAAAGAGCTGCAGGACTTGGTTGCGTGCGCCCGTGATGCTCGGCAGGTCGGGGTCGATGTCGGCGGTCAAGGTGACCTCCTTGTGCTGCGCGGCCGTCTGGGCTTCCTCGACGACATCGGCGATGAGCGGCCCGAGGGAGATCGCTTCGGTTTTCTCGGTATCCGCCATTTCCTTGAGCCGGGTCAGGCTGAGCATGTCGTTGATGAGAGCGAGCATGTGTTGCGACTGAACCTCGGCGCGGCTCACGAGCTCAGCGGTTTTCTCCGTGTCCTCGACGTAGCCGCCGGTCACCAGCTTGAGAACGGTCTGGATCGACGCGAGCGGCGAACGCAGTTGGTGGCTCACGAGGCGGAAGAAGGCGTTACGCTCGCGGTCGAGCTCCTCGAGTCTGCAGTGGGCGAGCTCGACTTCGTGGGCGTGCCCTTCGAGCTGACGGCGCGTCTCGTCGAGTTCGATCTCACGGCGGCGCAAGCGCCGGGCGATACCGCCGACGAGGACTGAGATCGTTACGAAGGTGATCACGATGACGGCTGCGACCGAGAGCAGGTAGGTGCGGCTCTCCATCGGATCGGCGGCCCCGGGGTCGAGAGCGGACCAGTGCTGAAGCCAGTGATTGGCCTCGGCGACGCCCATGGCGATCAAGGCGAGGAAGACCCAGGCGGCGTGCACGAGCATCATGCGCAGGCTCACCAGCAGGCCGCAGATCACCAGGTGGAAGACGAAAAACGGCAGAAACGGGCTCGTCGGCCCGCCGGTGTAGTGCACCCACACGAGCAAAGCGATGAAATCGGTCGCGATCTGGATGTTGATGAAGCGGTAGACGCGCTGCAGGTCGGGGCGACGGTCAACGGCCCACCGGGTGCCCACCGACAGAACAACGTTGTAGACGGCGACGAAACCGGCCACCAGGAAAAGCGGCACAGCGGGGTAGGCGAGCCTCAGAAGCCAGGACAGTGCCGCCCCAACTCCCATGAGCAGAACAACAAACCACCGGACCCGTACCAGCCAGCGGGTCCTGTAGATGAGCTCTTCTTCCCGTGGAATCATCGAACGCCCACACCTGATGCTGGAACACAATAGGCGCTGCCCCAACCCATCGACAAGCGGAATATGCCGTCCATCTCCTGCAGTCAGAGCACAGAGCCTCCTTCTGATGTTGATCTCTGAGGGCAGAGTATTGCGCCCCCCAATGGGCCATTTCCCGACAATAACCACCTGACATGTAGAGAAATGCGCTTGGGGGCCGGGCAGCCTAGATGAGACTGCGTCGCGTCTAGCGCTCGTTTTGGGGCTATCTGTGGAGATTTCGTGTTGACGCCTGACGCGGATGTGCCATGATAGCTGTGAAAGAAATCACACAGCCGCCGTTAGAGTTTTCACGCACCTCTAGACGCACAGCAAGATGGCCGCGCACCTGCCGGACGCGGTCGAAGGTGGCTCGGCAACCTGTTGGGGGGTCTGCCATGTACGCGCCTGCGGTCAACGAAGCTTTCCTTGCCGAAGTGTCCTCACTCCCTGGCGGCGAACGGATTACGCAATGCATCCAATGTGGTTCCTGTTCGGGCAGTTGTCCGACGGCGGCCTGGATGGACCATTCGCCACGCCAGATCTTCGCGTTGATCCGGTGCGGGATGCGCGACGAGGTGCTCAGTTCGAACACGCCGTGGACCTGTGCCTCCTGCTACACGTGCTACGTGCGGTGCCCCAAGGAGATCAAGATCACCGACATCATGTACGCGCTCAAACGCTTGTCGATCCGGGAGCACAAAGCGAAGCCGGAGACGAAACCCGCCCGCGTGATGGCCGAGGTTTTTGAGGGCTTGGTCAACAAGCACGGGCGCAATTCGGAGTTTCATCTGATGCGGCGGCTGTACGGGCGCCCCTCCGCGATCACCAAGGCGCTACGCAATGCCCCGAGCGGCATGAAGCTCAAGCGCCTCGGCCGGCTGCCGTTCCGGCAGGAGAAGCTGAGCGCCAATGGCCTTATGCAGATGAAGCAGATCACTGACGCCGTCGAGAAGATGGGCGGTCTCTAGCATCAAGAGGAATGACAGCACAGGATCAGCGACCCATCTCGGAGGACGGCGGACACCCAGCACGCAGAGCTTGAGACAGAACCCGGTCTTCAGACCGCGGGAGGACGCCATGGGACTTGCGTACACCTACTACCCCGGATGCTCGGTCGGCGCCACAAGCCGCTGGTACGACATCTCGCTTCGGGCCGTCGCCAAGGCGCTTGACGTCGAGCTGGCCGAGCTCGAGGACTGGAACTGCTGCGGCGCCACCGCGTACATGAGCGTGCGCGAGCTCATGAGCTTCTGCATCTCGGCGCGCAACCTCGCGCTGGCCGAGCCGCTCGGCCGCGACATCGTCACCCCCTGCAACGCCTGCTTCACCGTCCTGCACAAGACCAACCGCTACTGGCACGAGGATGAGACCCTTCGCGGCAAGGTCAACGAGGCGCTCGCTGCTGCGGGCCTCCACTACAAGGGCACGGTCAAGGTGCGTCACGCGCTCGATCCATTCGTCAACGATGTCGGTCTCGATGCGATCAGTGAGAAGGTCACGAAGCCACTCGCGGGGCTGAAGGTTGCGGCG from Verrucomicrobiota bacterium includes:
- the trpD gene encoding anthranilate phosphoribosyltransferase, coding for MIREAIRIVVEGTHLSREQAAAAMDAIMSGEATGAQIGCLLTALRLKGETTDEITGFAATMRDKVTPIRLPQAVSNGHRAHAVIDTCGTGGDGLHTFNISTVAALVAAGAGATVAKHGNRSVSSKCGSADVLKALGVNIEAPVETVERCLSEIGIAFLFAPMLHTAMKHAIGPRREIGIRTVFNILGPLTNPAGATAQLLGVYDGRLCETLAAVLRSLGSERAFVAHGKDGQDEISLTGPTHVAELRNGHIESYIIEPELFGLKRVRTQDLAGGEPDENARIAREVLDGKRGPHFDAVVLNAGAAIAAAGLTGDIADGIMAATDAITSGAARAKLDVLVKLTNE
- a CDS encoding YjbQ family protein produces the protein MKSATEYLTFNTRKHREYINITGEVAGVVERSGIREGMVLVSAMHITAAVYVNDAESGLIDDIDDWLEGLAPYRDDYRHHRTGETNGDSHLKSLLIHHEVIVPITAGRLDLGPWQQIYYAEFDGQRPKRLVIKAMGE
- a CDS encoding 4Fe-4S dicluster domain-containing protein gives rise to the protein MYAPAVNEAFLAEVSSLPGGERITQCIQCGSCSGSCPTAAWMDHSPRQIFALIRCGMRDEVLSSNTPWTCASCYTCYVRCPKEIKITDIMYALKRLSIREHKAKPETKPARVMAEVFEGLVNKHGRNSEFHLMRRLYGRPSAITKALRNAPSGMKLKRLGRLPFRQEKLSANGLMQMKQITDAVEKMGGL
- a CDS encoding CoB--CoM heterodisulfide reductase iron-sulfur subunit B family protein translates to MGLAYTYYPGCSVGATSRWYDISLRAVAKALDVELAELEDWNCCGATAYMSVRELMSFCISARNLALAEPLGRDIVTPCNACFTVLHKTNRYWHEDETLRGKVNEALAAAGLHYKGTVKVRHALDPFVNDVGLDAISEKVTKPLAGLKVAAYYGCQLVRPETGLDSPDYPVILDQLLASLGAEPVDWAMKARCCGASLIVSREDVARDLIADILKCAADAGAEAITTLCPMCHINLETQMARINKDYGFDLNFPVLFFTQLMGVALGVDETELGLDKGFIDARPLLTRHGIGARA